In Carya illinoinensis cultivar Pawnee chromosome 16, C.illinoinensisPawnee_v1, whole genome shotgun sequence, a single window of DNA contains:
- the LOC122298980 gene encoding uncharacterized protein LOC122298980, translated as MDVWGKKETPLKKWSSNYQDFSLLWEDLIDKLDTEFVDYVATILHKLWSRRNSFVFHNKFLSPLVLIRTAVDDIDVCKEIHLNLSVEASNISMQTSNIQWRPQSDPFFKLNFDAAYDSEKRMMGIGIVVRNSRSETMIVISTPRNYVSYMFSIECYALLRSLNLDQELGLQQVIIEGDAKTVIEGFIGINSNCSSQGQLLDDIQHLMLGHADWKLNFVKRSGNKAAHIATKLGMYLESEAVWIEDGPPEVMSAILIEKQCTEVLS; from the coding sequence ATGGATGTATGGGGGAAAAAAGAAACTCCTCTCAAGAAATGGAGTTCTAATTATCAGGACTTCAGTTTACTATGGGAGGATCTGATTGACAAATTGGATACTGAGTTTGTGGATTATGTGGCTACCATACTACATAAGCTCTGGTCTAGAAGAAATAGTTTTGTGTTTCATAATAAATTTCTTAGTCCTCTGGTTTTAATTCGAACAGCAGTGGATGATATTGATGTTTGTAAAGAAATACATTTGAATTTATCGGTCGAAGCAAGTAATATTTCAATGCAGACTTCTAATATTCAGTGGAGGCCTCAATCTGATCCTTTCTTTAAGCTAAATTTCGATGCAGCCTATGACTCTGAAAAGAGAATGATGGGTATTGGTATTGTGGTTAGAAATAGCAGGAGTGAGACGATGATTGTAATTTCTACACCAAGAAATTATGTTAGTTATATGTTTTCTATAGAATGTTATGCTTTGTTAAGAAGTCTGAATCTGGATCAAGAATTGGGTTTACAACAGGTGATTATCGAGGGTGATGCTAAGACAGTTATAGAAGGTTTTATAGGGATTAATTCTAATTGTTCTTCACAAGGACAGTTGCTGGATGATATTCAACACCTAATGTTGGGACATGCTGATTGGAAGTTAAATTTTGTCAAGAGAAGTGGTAATAAGGCTGCTCACATTGCTACAAAGTTAGGCATGTATTTAGAAAGTGAGGCTGTGTGGATTGAAGATGGCCCTCCAGAGGTTATGTCAgctattttaattgagaaacaATGTACTGAGGTTTTGAGTTAA
- the LOC122298485 gene encoding glutamine synthetase nodule isozyme-like isoform X1 yields MSLLSDLVNLNLSETTEKVIAEYIWIGGSGMDIRSKARTLPGPVTDPAKLPKWNYDGSSTGQAPGDDSEVILHPQAIFRDPFRRGNNILVMCDAYTPAGEPISTNKRYNAAKVFSHPDVVAEEPWYGIEQEYTLLQKDVKWPMGWPRGGYPGPQGPYYCGVGADKAFGRDIVDSHYKACLFAGINISGVNGEVMPGQWEFQVGPVAGISAGDELWVARYILERITEIAGVTLTFDPKPIEGDWNGAGAHTNYSTKSMRTDGGYEVIKKAIEKLGLKHKEHIAAYGEGNDRRLTGKHETADIKNFLWGVANRGASVRVGRETERNGKGYFEDRRPASNMDPYVVTSMIAETTILWHP; encoded by the exons ATGTCTCTGCTTTCAGATCTTGTCAACCTCAATCTCTCCGAGACCACTGAGAAGGTGATCGCCGAGTACATATG GATCGGTGGATCGGGTATGGACATTAGAAGCAAAGCCAGg ACTCTTCCTGGACCAGTTACTGATCCTGCAAAACTTCCAAAGTGGAACTATGATGGTTCTAGCACAGGCCAAGCTCCTGGGGATGACAGTGAAGTCATCTTGCA TCCCCAAGCGATTTTCAGGGATCCATTTAGGAGGGGCAATAACAttctt GTTATGTGTGATGCCTATACCCCGGCCGGAGAGCCTATTTCAACAAATAAGAGATACAATGCTGCAAAAGTTTTTAGCCATCCTGACGTTGTTGCTGAAGAACCTTG GTATGGTATAGAGCAGGAGTACACCTTGTTGCAAAAAGATGTAAAATGGCCAATGGGGTGGCCTCGCGGTGGTTATCCTGGACCACAG GGTCCATACTATTGTGGTGTTGGTGCTGATAAGGCCTTTGGCCGTGATATTGTGGATTCTCATTACAAAGCCTGTCTTTTTGCTGGCATCAACATCAGTGGTGTCAATGGAGAAGTGATGCCGGGACag TGGGAATTCCAAGTTGGCCCAGTCGCTGGTATCTCTGCAGGAGATGAGCTCTGGGTTGCTCGTTATATTCTAGAG AGGATTACAGAGATAGCTGGAGTAACACTTACCTTTGATCCCAAACCTATTGAG GGCGACTGGAATGGGGCTGGTGCGCACACTAATTATAG CACCAAGTCCATGAGAACTGATGGAGGGTACGAAGTCATAAAAAAAGCTATTGAAAAGCTCGGATTGAAGCACAAAGAGCACATTGCAGCTTATGGGGAGGGCAACGACCGCCGTCTCACCGGAAAGCATGAAACAGCAGACATCAAAAACTTCTTATGG GGAGTGGCAAACCGAGGAGCCTCCGTTAGAGTTggtagagagacagagagaaatGGGAAAGGTTATTTCGAGGACAGGAGGCCTGCTTCTAACATGGATCCATATGTGGTGACCTCCATGATTGCAGAGACCACCATCCTCTGGCATCCATGA
- the LOC122298485 gene encoding glutamine synthetase nodule isozyme-like isoform X2, with product MIGIGGSGMDIRSKARTLPGPVTDPAKLPKWNYDGSSTGQAPGDDSEVILHPQAIFRDPFRRGNNILVMCDAYTPAGEPISTNKRYNAAKVFSHPDVVAEEPWYGIEQEYTLLQKDVKWPMGWPRGGYPGPQGPYYCGVGADKAFGRDIVDSHYKACLFAGINISGVNGEVMPGQWEFQVGPVAGISAGDELWVARYILERITEIAGVTLTFDPKPIEGDWNGAGAHTNYSTKSMRTDGGYEVIKKAIEKLGLKHKEHIAAYGEGNDRRLTGKHETADIKNFLWGVANRGASVRVGRETERNGKGYFEDRRPASNMDPYVVTSMIAETTILWHP from the exons ATGATAGG GATCGGTGGATCGGGTATGGACATTAGAAGCAAAGCCAGg ACTCTTCCTGGACCAGTTACTGATCCTGCAAAACTTCCAAAGTGGAACTATGATGGTTCTAGCACAGGCCAAGCTCCTGGGGATGACAGTGAAGTCATCTTGCA TCCCCAAGCGATTTTCAGGGATCCATTTAGGAGGGGCAATAACAttctt GTTATGTGTGATGCCTATACCCCGGCCGGAGAGCCTATTTCAACAAATAAGAGATACAATGCTGCAAAAGTTTTTAGCCATCCTGACGTTGTTGCTGAAGAACCTTG GTATGGTATAGAGCAGGAGTACACCTTGTTGCAAAAAGATGTAAAATGGCCAATGGGGTGGCCTCGCGGTGGTTATCCTGGACCACAG GGTCCATACTATTGTGGTGTTGGTGCTGATAAGGCCTTTGGCCGTGATATTGTGGATTCTCATTACAAAGCCTGTCTTTTTGCTGGCATCAACATCAGTGGTGTCAATGGAGAAGTGATGCCGGGACag TGGGAATTCCAAGTTGGCCCAGTCGCTGGTATCTCTGCAGGAGATGAGCTCTGGGTTGCTCGTTATATTCTAGAG AGGATTACAGAGATAGCTGGAGTAACACTTACCTTTGATCCCAAACCTATTGAG GGCGACTGGAATGGGGCTGGTGCGCACACTAATTATAG CACCAAGTCCATGAGAACTGATGGAGGGTACGAAGTCATAAAAAAAGCTATTGAAAAGCTCGGATTGAAGCACAAAGAGCACATTGCAGCTTATGGGGAGGGCAACGACCGCCGTCTCACCGGAAAGCATGAAACAGCAGACATCAAAAACTTCTTATGG GGAGTGGCAAACCGAGGAGCCTCCGTTAGAGTTggtagagagacagagagaaatGGGAAAGGTTATTTCGAGGACAGGAGGCCTGCTTCTAACATGGATCCATATGTGGTGACCTCCATGATTGCAGAGACCACCATCCTCTGGCATCCATGA